One window of the Salvelinus alpinus chromosome 13, SLU_Salpinus.1, whole genome shotgun sequence genome contains the following:
- the ap4m1 gene encoding AP-4 complex subunit mu-1 has translation MKAVTIGVTIPGQVTLSRLLFGCWKMISQVFILSSKGDHLIYKDFRGEAGKDAVNKFYEMVTALTGDQPPVVMKHKELHFVHIRQGGLYWVATTKADASPFTIIEFLNRLTALVKDYCGCLSEKSVQMNFALIYELLDEVVDFGYIQTTSTDILKNFIQTEAVSSKPFSLFDLSNVGLFGADTQQNKVAPSAAATRPIVSSQGEQGGKNEIFVDVIERMSVVIGANGVLMKADIEGEIRVKCYMPSCSEMRIGLNEEFSIGKSQLSGYGAAVRVDECSFHQAVRLDEFDTYRILKVCPSQGEQTVMQYQLCDDLPTAPPFRLFPSIERDSGGRLLMYLKLRCDLPPKSAAINVSITIPVPKGSLRLSQELSSPDQSAELQPKNKAVHWEIPRFPGGAQLSALFKLEVSGLSSASLQEVGPVSLSFELPKYTCTGLQIRFLRLSPIQPGPSQRWVRYVTHSDSYTIRI, from the exons ATGAAAGCAGTCACGATTGGAGTCACGATTCCTGGACAAGTAACGTTAAGTAGATTGCTTTTTGGCTGCTG GAAGATGATATCCCAGGTGTTCATATTGTCCTCCAAAGGAGATCACCTCATCTACAAAGACT TCCGTGGTGAAGCTGGAAAAGATGCTGTCAACAAATTCTATGAGATGGTCACTGCATTGACTGGTGACCAGCCTCCAGTTGTAATG AAACACAAGGAGCTGCATTTTGTTCACATCAGACAGGGAGGGCTCTATTGGGTTGCCACGACGAAAGCTGAtgcctctcccttcaccatcatCGAGTTCCTAAATAG ATTAACAGCCCTGGTTAAGGACTACTGTGGTTGTCTGTCAGAGAAGTCTGTCCAGATGAACTTTGCTCTCATTTATGAGCTGTTGGATGAGGTAGTG GACTTTGGTTACATCCAGACGACCTCTACTGATATCTTGAAGAACTTCATCCAGACTGAGGCGGTCAGCTCCAAACCCTTCAGCTTGTTTGACCTCAGTAACGTGGGGCTG TTTGGAGCAGACACCCAGCAGAATAAAGTGGCCCCCAGTGCAGCTGCCACACGGCCCATTGTGTCAAGTCAAGGAGAACAG GGAGGCAAAAACGAGATATTTGTGGATGTGATTGAAAGGATGTCTGTAGTCATTGGTGCCAAT GGAGTTCTGATGAAGGcagacattgagggagagatcaGAGTGAAATGTTACATGCCAAGTTGCTCAG AGATGCGGATTGGACTGAATGAAGAGTTCAGCATAGGAAAGTCCCAGCTGAGCG gttaTGGGGCAGCTGTTCGTGTGGATGAGTGCAGCTTCCACCAGGCTGTCAGGCTGGATGAGTTTGACACCTACAGAATCCTGAAAGTGTGTCCCAGCCAAGGAGAG CAAACAGTGATGCAATACCAGTTGTGTGATGACCTGCCCACAGCCCCTCCATTCCGTCTATTCCCTTCTATAGAGAGGGACAGTGGTGGCAG GTTGTTGATGTACCTGAAGCTGCGGTGCGACCTGCCCCCAAAGAG CGCTGCTATTAATGTTTCTATTACAATACCGGTACCCAAGGGCTCGCTTCG TCTCTCTCAGGAGTTGAGCAGCCCGGACCAGAGTGCTGAGCTGCAGCCAAAAAACAAGGCTGTCCATTGGGAGATCCCTCGCTTCCCTGGGGGAGCCCAGCTCTCCGCCCTGTTCAAG CTGGAGGTCTCTGGCCTTAGCTCTGCCTCGTTACAGGAAGTGGGACCGGTCAGTCTGAGCTTTGAGCTGCCGAAGTACACCTGCACAGGACTGCAAATTAGATTCCTCCGCCTGTCCCCGATACAGCCTGGACCGTCGCAACGCTGGGTCCGCTATGTAACCCATTCAGACTCGTATACCATCCGTATCTGA